A section of the Pimelobacter simplex genome encodes:
- a CDS encoding M20/M25/M40 family metallo-hydrolase: MADPTPHDVTGEVVDICRDLIRIDTSNYGSDEGPGERKAAEYVAGLLDEVGIAAEVIESKPGRANVVARWGGSGSAATAERGALLLHGHLDVVPAAAEDWQVDPFSGEVKDGYVWGRGAVDMKDFDAMLLSVVRARQRAGRAPEREVVLCFTADEEAGGHDGAQVLVEEHAEWFEGCTEAVGEVGGFSTTVRGQRLYLIEAAEKGMAWMRLSARGRAGHGSMLNDDNAVTRLAAAVARIGAHDWPVRLTPTMRTLLATVGELAGVEATPENAPALVEEFGGAARMLGAVLRNSTNPTMLEAGYKVNVIPTDATAHVDGRFLPGFEDEFFSTLAELTGEGIDIDFVSRQPPWETPYDGALVDAMTRSLLAEDPGALVAPYLMSGGTDAKHFTQLGMRAYGFAPLRLPEDLDFTALFHGVDERVPVDALEFGARVMDRFLDEI; the protein is encoded by the coding sequence ATGGCCGACCCCACCCCCCACGACGTCACCGGCGAGGTCGTCGACATCTGCCGTGACCTGATCCGCATCGACACCTCCAACTACGGCTCCGACGAGGGCCCCGGCGAGCGCAAGGCGGCCGAGTACGTCGCCGGCCTGCTCGACGAGGTCGGCATCGCCGCCGAGGTGATCGAGTCCAAGCCGGGGCGGGCCAACGTGGTGGCGCGCTGGGGCGGCTCCGGGTCCGCGGCGACCGCCGAGCGGGGTGCCCTGCTGCTGCACGGCCACCTGGACGTCGTACCGGCGGCGGCGGAGGACTGGCAGGTCGACCCGTTCAGCGGCGAGGTCAAGGACGGCTACGTGTGGGGCCGCGGCGCGGTCGACATGAAGGACTTCGACGCGATGCTGCTCTCGGTGGTCCGGGCCCGGCAGCGCGCCGGCCGGGCGCCCGAGCGCGAGGTCGTGCTCTGCTTCACCGCCGACGAGGAGGCCGGCGGCCACGACGGCGCCCAGGTACTCGTCGAGGAGCACGCCGAGTGGTTCGAGGGCTGCACCGAGGCCGTCGGCGAGGTCGGCGGCTTCAGCACCACCGTCCGCGGCCAGCGCCTCTACCTCATCGAGGCCGCTGAGAAGGGCATGGCCTGGATGCGCCTGAGCGCCCGCGGCCGTGCCGGCCACGGCTCGATGCTCAACGACGACAACGCCGTCACCCGCCTCGCCGCCGCCGTCGCCCGCATCGGCGCCCACGACTGGCCCGTCCGCCTCACCCCGACCATGCGCACCCTGCTCGCCACCGTCGGCGAGCTCGCCGGCGTCGAGGCCACCCCCGAGAACGCCCCCGCCCTCGTCGAGGAGTTCGGCGGCGCCGCCCGCATGCTCGGCGCGGTCCTGCGCAACTCGACCAACCCGACCATGCTCGAGGCCGGCTACAAGGTGAACGTCATCCCGACCGACGCCACCGCCCACGTCGACGGCCGCTTCCTGCCCGGCTTCGAGGACGAGTTCTTCAGCACGCTCGCCGAGCTGACCGGCGAGGGCATCGACATCGACTTCGTCTCCCGTCAGCCGCCCTGGGAGACGCCGTACGACGGCGCGCTCGTCGACGCCATGACCCGCAGCCTCCTCGCGGAGGACCCGGGCGCGCTGGTCGCGCCGTACCTGATGAGCGGGGGGACGGACGCCAAGCACTTCACCCAGCTCGGCATGCGCGCCTACGGCTTCGCGCCGCTGCGGCTGCCCGAGGACCTCGACTTCACCGCGCTCTTCCACGGGGTCGACGAGCGGGTGCCGGTGGACGCGCTGGAGTTCGGTGCGCGGGTGATGGACCGGTTCCTCGACGAGATCTGA
- a CDS encoding GMC family oxidoreductase N-terminal domain-containing protein has product MTHYDVLVIGSGFGGSVTALRLAEKGYRVGVLEAGRRFADDELPTSSWKVRDYVFNPALGCYGLLRMTLLKDVLVLTGAGVGGGSLVYANTLYEPPAAFYDDPHWAAITDWADELAPYYDQARRMLGVTAYPHTSPSDRVMRSVADGLGVGKTFRPTDVGVLFGERPGQRVPDPFFGGAGPERTTCTDCGACMTGCRVGAKNTTVKNYLHLAEAAGAVVHPLTTVTDVRPRPGGGYAVTTRRTEGKLRRGRSTFTADQVVFAAASLGTQRLLHRLCERGSLPRISPRLGELTRTNSEAILGVRARGDDVDYSRGVAITSSLHVDEHTHVEPVRYGRGSNLLGLLMAALTDAPGDGRSRALAGLREMWRQRRDLPRLHDPRGWSEQTIVLLVMQSLDNSLTTYLRRRPWGRTMSTRQGTGAANPVWIPQGHDVARSVAAEIDGIPGGTWADLVNVPATGHLIGGCPIGESAADGVVDPYHRLHGYDGLHVIDGSTVAANLGVNPSLTITAMAERAVAMWPNRGEADGRPAPGSSYVRVAPVAPRAPAVPAGAPAGYRVLDWWRA; this is encoded by the coding sequence GTGACCCACTACGACGTCCTGGTGATCGGCTCCGGCTTCGGCGGCAGCGTCACAGCGCTCCGGCTGGCCGAGAAGGGCTACCGCGTCGGCGTCCTGGAGGCGGGCCGGCGGTTCGCCGACGACGAGCTGCCGACGAGCTCGTGGAAGGTCCGCGACTACGTCTTCAACCCGGCGCTCGGGTGCTACGGCCTGCTCCGGATGACCCTGCTCAAGGACGTGCTGGTGCTCACCGGTGCGGGCGTGGGCGGCGGCTCGCTCGTCTACGCCAACACGCTCTACGAGCCGCCCGCAGCCTTCTACGACGACCCGCACTGGGCCGCGATCACCGACTGGGCCGACGAGCTCGCCCCCTACTACGACCAGGCGCGGCGGATGCTCGGCGTGACGGCGTACCCGCACACGTCGCCCTCGGACCGGGTGATGCGTTCGGTCGCCGACGGGCTCGGCGTGGGGAAGACCTTCCGGCCGACCGACGTCGGGGTGCTCTTCGGCGAGCGGCCGGGGCAGCGCGTGCCCGACCCGTTCTTCGGCGGTGCCGGCCCCGAGCGCACCACCTGCACCGACTGCGGCGCCTGCATGACCGGCTGCCGGGTGGGCGCGAAGAACACGACGGTCAAGAACTACCTGCACCTCGCCGAGGCCGCCGGTGCCGTCGTGCACCCGCTGACCACCGTCACCGACGTGCGCCCCCGTCCCGGCGGCGGGTACGCCGTCACCACGCGCCGCACCGAGGGCAAGCTGCGCCGCGGCCGGAGCACCTTCACCGCCGACCAGGTCGTCTTCGCCGCCGCCTCGCTCGGCACCCAGCGGCTGCTCCACCGGCTGTGCGAGCGCGGCAGCCTGCCCCGGATCTCACCGCGCCTCGGCGAGCTCACCCGGACCAACTCCGAGGCCATCCTCGGCGTGCGGGCGCGCGGCGACGACGTCGACTACTCGCGCGGCGTCGCGATCACCTCCTCGCTCCACGTCGACGAGCACACCCACGTCGAGCCGGTCCGCTACGGCCGCGGCAGCAACCTGCTCGGCCTGCTCATGGCCGCACTCACCGACGCGCCCGGCGACGGCCGCTCCCGGGCGCTGGCCGGCCTGCGCGAGATGTGGCGGCAGCGCCGCGACCTGCCGCGGCTGCACGACCCGCGCGGCTGGTCGGAGCAGACCATCGTGCTGCTGGTGATGCAGAGCCTCGACAACTCGCTGACGACGTACCTGCGCCGGCGGCCGTGGGGCCGCACGATGAGCACCCGGCAGGGCACCGGCGCCGCCAACCCGGTGTGGATCCCCCAGGGCCACGACGTCGCCCGCAGCGTGGCCGCCGAGATCGACGGCATCCCGGGCGGCACCTGGGCCGACCTCGTCAACGTCCCGGCCACCGGGCACCTGATCGGGGGCTGCCCGATCGGCGAGAGCGCCGCCGACGGGGTCGTCGACCCCTACCACCGCCTCCACGGGTACGACGGCCTGCACGTGATCGACGGCTCCACGGTGGCCGCCAACCTGGGCGTGAACCCGTCGCTGACCATCACCGCGATGGCCGAGCGGGCGGTCGCGATGTGGCCGAACCGGGGTGAGGCCGACGGCCGGCCCGCGCCCGGCTCGTCGTACGTGCGGGTGGCGCCGGTCGCGCCGCGCGCGCCCGCCGTCCCGGCCGGCGCTCCGGCTGGGTACCGCGTCCTAGATTGGTGGCGTGCCTGA
- a CDS encoding aminoacyl-tRNA deacylase: MPEQPDPTDRSARAVAAADELGLSYEVTRHGPVGSLEEAAAARGVEPRQIVKTMVVRVADGDHRFVLVPGDREISWPLLRTLLGVNRISMPSADAAREVTGYVRSTITPLGATTALPVIADERVTGPVSIGGGGYGVALTVDGDALVAALGATVADVTAPAG; this comes from the coding sequence GTGCCTGAGCAGCCCGACCCCACCGACCGGTCCGCGCGCGCCGTCGCCGCCGCCGACGAGCTCGGCCTCTCCTACGAGGTGACCCGGCACGGCCCGGTCGGCTCGCTCGAGGAGGCCGCCGCCGCCCGCGGCGTCGAGCCGCGCCAGATCGTCAAGACCATGGTGGTCCGGGTGGCCGACGGCGACCACCGCTTCGTGCTCGTGCCCGGCGACCGCGAGATCTCCTGGCCCCTGCTCCGGACGCTGCTCGGCGTCAACCGGATCTCGATGCCCTCGGCCGACGCCGCCCGCGAGGTCACCGGCTACGTCCGCAGCACGATCACGCCGCTCGGCGCCACCACCGCGCTGCCGGTGATCGCCGACGAGCGGGTCACCGGTCCGGTCTCCATCGGCGGCGGCGGATACGGCGTCGCGCTCACCGTCGACGGCGACGCCCTGGTCGCGGCGCTCGGGGCGACCGTCGCCGACGTCACCGCGCCGGCCGGCTGA
- a CDS encoding pyruvate carboxylase, with protein sequence MFSKVLVANRGEIAIRAFRAAYELEATTVAVFPYEDRGSEHRLKADEAYEIGERGHPVRSYLDPEAIVAAAVACGADAIYPGYGFLSENPALAEACTAAGITFIGPSAEVLTLTGNKARAIAAAKAAGVPTLRSVDPSTDVDALVAAAEAIPTPLFVKAVAGGGGRGMRRVDERAGLREAVETCMREAEGAFGDPTVFIEQAVVDPRHIEVQILADGSGEVIHLFERDCSVQRRHQKVVEIAPAPNLDPALRDRMCADAVRFAREIGYSCAGTVEFLLDPEGNYVFIEMNPRIQVEHTVTEEVTDVDLVQSQMRIAAGETLADLGLTQDSIRLRGAALQCRITTEDPANGFRPDTGTITAYRSPGGAGVRIDGGTTFTGAEVSPHFDSMLAKLTCRGRTFDDAVARARRAVAEFRIRGVATNIPFLQALLDDPDFETGRVTTSFIETHPGLLTARASGDRGTRLLTYLADVTLNQPHGRSPVSVAPVAKLATLDPAHAVPDGTRQRLLAVGPEAFAAELRAQSAVAVTDTTFRDAHQSLLATRVRTHDLLGVAGHVARTTPELWSLECWGGATYDVALRFLAEDPWDRLAKLRAAVPNICLQMLLRGRNTVGYTPYPTAVTDAFVEEAAATGIDVFRIFDALNDVEQMRPAIAAVRATGTSVAEVALCYTGDLSSPDEDLYTLDYYLRLAERIVDAGAHVLAIKDMAGLLRAPAAHTLVTALRERFDVPVHLHTHDTAGGQLATLAAAIDAGVDAVDAACAAMAGTTSQPPLSSLVAATDHGPRETGLDLGAVNALEPYWEAVRRLYAPFESGLPAPTGRVYRHEIPGGQLSNLRQQAIALGLGERFEAVEDMYAAANDILGRVPKVTPSSKVIGDLALALVAAGADPEAFAADPSSYDIPASVIGFLHGELGDPPGGWPEPFRSKAIAGRPWTPPDETLTAEQAEGLAGDSAQRRATLNRLLFPGPTREYDEARSKWGDLSVVPTREYLYGLQSGEEHVVELAEGKRLILGVQAISEPDERGFRTVMCLLNGQIRPISVRDRSVAAEVAAAEKADPAQRGHVAAPFQGVVTVTVAEGDQVAAGDTVATIEAMKMEAAITAPVDGTVQRVALTGPHPVEGGDLVVVVG encoded by the coding sequence ATGTTCTCGAAGGTCCTGGTCGCCAACCGCGGCGAGATCGCCATCCGCGCGTTCCGGGCGGCGTACGAGCTCGAGGCCACGACCGTGGCCGTCTTCCCCTACGAGGACCGCGGCTCCGAGCACCGGCTCAAGGCCGACGAGGCCTACGAGATCGGCGAGCGCGGGCACCCGGTGCGCAGCTACCTCGACCCGGAGGCGATCGTGGCCGCCGCGGTGGCGTGCGGCGCGGACGCGATCTACCCGGGCTACGGCTTCCTGTCGGAGAACCCGGCGCTGGCCGAGGCCTGCACGGCGGCCGGCATCACGTTCATCGGCCCCTCGGCCGAGGTGCTGACGCTGACGGGCAACAAGGCCCGCGCGATCGCCGCGGCCAAGGCTGCGGGCGTCCCGACCCTGCGCAGCGTGGACCCGTCGACCGACGTCGACGCGCTGGTCGCCGCGGCCGAGGCGATCCCGACGCCCCTGTTCGTCAAGGCCGTCGCGGGCGGCGGCGGTCGCGGCATGCGCCGCGTGGACGAGCGCGCCGGACTGCGCGAGGCGGTCGAGACCTGCATGCGCGAGGCCGAGGGCGCGTTCGGCGACCCGACGGTGTTCATCGAGCAGGCGGTGGTCGACCCGCGGCACATCGAGGTGCAGATCCTGGCTGACGGCTCGGGCGAGGTCATCCACCTGTTCGAGCGGGACTGCTCGGTGCAGCGCCGCCACCAGAAGGTCGTCGAGATCGCCCCGGCGCCCAACCTCGACCCCGCCCTGCGCGACCGGATGTGCGCCGACGCGGTGCGCTTCGCCCGCGAGATCGGCTACTCGTGCGCGGGCACGGTCGAGTTCCTGCTCGACCCCGAGGGCAACTACGTCTTCATCGAGATGAACCCGCGGATCCAGGTCGAGCACACGGTGACCGAGGAGGTCACCGACGTCGACCTGGTCCAGTCGCAGATGCGGATCGCGGCGGGGGAGACCCTGGCCGACCTGGGGCTGACCCAGGACAGCATCCGGCTGCGCGGCGCCGCGCTGCAGTGCCGGATCACGACCGAGGACCCGGCCAACGGCTTCCGTCCCGACACCGGCACCATCACCGCCTACCGGTCCCCGGGCGGGGCGGGCGTGCGCATCGACGGCGGTACGACGTTCACCGGCGCCGAGGTCAGCCCCCACTTCGACTCCATGCTGGCCAAGCTGACCTGCCGCGGCCGCACCTTCGACGACGCCGTGGCCCGCGCCCGGCGGGCGGTCGCGGAGTTCCGGATCCGTGGCGTCGCCACGAACATCCCCTTCCTGCAGGCGCTGCTCGACGACCCCGACTTCGAGACCGGCCGGGTCACCACCTCGTTCATCGAGACCCACCCCGGGCTGCTGACGGCGCGGGCGTCCGGCGACCGCGGCACCCGGCTGCTGACCTACCTCGCCGACGTCACGCTCAACCAGCCCCACGGGCGCTCGCCGGTCTCGGTGGCGCCGGTCGCCAAGCTCGCCACCCTGGACCCCGCGCACGCCGTACCGGACGGCACGCGGCAGCGGCTGCTGGCCGTCGGGCCCGAGGCGTTCGCGGCCGAGCTGCGGGCGCAGTCGGCGGTCGCGGTCACCGACACGACCTTCCGCGACGCCCACCAGTCGCTGCTGGCGACGCGGGTCCGCACCCACGACCTGCTCGGGGTGGCCGGCCACGTCGCCCGCACCACGCCGGAGCTGTGGTCGCTGGAGTGCTGGGGCGGGGCGACCTACGACGTCGCGCTGCGCTTCCTGGCCGAGGACCCGTGGGACCGGCTGGCCAAGCTGCGCGCCGCGGTGCCCAACATCTGCCTGCAGATGCTGCTGCGCGGGCGCAACACGGTCGGCTACACGCCGTACCCGACCGCGGTGACCGACGCCTTCGTCGAGGAGGCCGCCGCCACCGGCATCGACGTGTTCCGGATCTTCGACGCGCTCAACGACGTCGAGCAGATGCGTCCCGCGATCGCCGCGGTCCGGGCGACCGGCACCAGCGTCGCCGAGGTGGCGCTCTGCTACACCGGCGACCTCTCCTCGCCCGACGAGGACCTCTACACGCTCGACTACTACCTGCGCCTGGCCGAGCGCATCGTCGACGCCGGCGCCCACGTGCTCGCGATCAAGGACATGGCCGGCCTGCTGCGCGCCCCGGCGGCGCACACGCTGGTGACGGCGCTGCGCGAGCGCTTCGACGTGCCCGTCCACCTGCACACCCACGACACCGCGGGCGGCCAGCTCGCCACCCTCGCGGCGGCGATCGACGCCGGTGTCGACGCCGTCGACGCCGCGTGCGCCGCGATGGCCGGCACCACCTCGCAGCCGCCGCTGTCGTCGCTGGTCGCGGCCACCGACCACGGCCCCCGCGAGACCGGGCTCGACCTGGGCGCGGTCAACGCGCTCGAGCCCTACTGGGAGGCCGTCCGCCGGCTCTACGCCCCGTTCGAGTCCGGGCTGCCGGCGCCGACCGGGCGGGTCTACCGCCACGAGATCCCCGGCGGCCAGCTCTCGAACCTGCGCCAGCAGGCGATCGCGCTGGGTCTGGGAGAGCGGTTCGAGGCGGTCGAGGACATGTACGCCGCGGCCAACGACATCCTCGGCCGGGTGCCCAAGGTGACGCCGTCGTCCAAGGTCATCGGCGACCTCGCCCTGGCGCTCGTCGCCGCGGGCGCCGACCCCGAGGCGTTCGCGGCCGACCCGTCGTCGTACGACATCCCGGCGTCGGTGATCGGCTTCCTGCACGGCGAGCTCGGCGACCCGCCGGGCGGCTGGCCCGAGCCGTTCCGGTCCAAGGCGATCGCCGGCCGGCCGTGGACGCCGCCCGACGAGACGCTCACCGCCGAGCAGGCGGAGGGGCTCGCGGGCGACTCGGCCCAGCGCCGCGCGACGCTCAACCGGCTGCTGTTCCCCGGGCCCACCCGGGAGTACGACGAGGCGCGCTCGAAGTGGGGCGACCTGTCCGTCGTGCCGACGCGGGAGTACCTCTACGGCCTGCAGTCCGGTGAGGAGCACGTCGTCGAGCTGGCCGAGGGCAAGCGCCTCATCCTCGGCGTCCAGGCGATCAGCGAGCCCGACGAGCGCGGCTTCCGGACCGTGATGTGCCTGCTCAACGGGCAGATCCGCCCGATCTCGGTGCGGGACCGCTCGGTCGCCGCCGAGGTCGCCGCCGCCGAGAAGGCCGACCCCGCCCAGCGCGGCCACGTCGCGGCGCCCTTCCAGGGCGTCGTCACCGTGACCGTCGCGGAGGGCGACCAGGTCGCGGCCGGCGACACCGTCGCCACCATCGAGGCGATGAAGATGGAGGCCGCGATCACCGCGCCCGTCGACGGGACCGTCCAGCGCGTCGCGCTCACCGGTCCGCACCCCGTCGAGGGCGGCGACCTGGTCGTGGTGGTCGGCTGA
- a CDS encoding LysE family translocator — MSGYLSFVLFAALLATAPGPDTFLTLRASVVGGRRRGLLTAAGITVAGTLQGVLAATGLGAVLAHAEPVFLAVRWAGVAYLTWLGVSALRDALRNDGRGWAVGTGGGTTRPWVAFRQGFLCNITNPKVLAFNLAVLPQFVGDGQGLPALLVYALTLVVIGAVVLVTVVWIAGKATTALARPRLRRGVDGATGVVMLGFATALAVEA; from the coding sequence GTGAGCGGGTACCTCTCCTTCGTCCTCTTCGCCGCGCTGCTCGCGACGGCACCGGGGCCGGACACCTTCCTGACCCTGCGCGCGAGCGTGGTCGGCGGCCGTCGCCGCGGCCTGCTGACCGCCGCCGGGATCACCGTGGCGGGCACCCTCCAGGGGGTGCTCGCCGCGACCGGCCTCGGCGCCGTCCTGGCCCACGCGGAGCCGGTCTTCCTGGCCGTGCGCTGGGCCGGCGTCGCCTACCTGACCTGGCTCGGGGTGAGCGCCCTGCGCGACGCGCTGCGCAACGACGGCCGCGGCTGGGCGGTCGGCACCGGCGGTGGGACGACGCGCCCGTGGGTCGCCTTCCGCCAGGGCTTCCTGTGTAACATCACCAACCCCAAGGTGCTCGCGTTCAACCTCGCGGTGCTGCCCCAGTTCGTCGGTGACGGCCAGGGCCTGCCCGCGCTGCTCGTCTACGCGCTGACGCTCGTCGTCATCGGCGCCGTCGTCCTGGTCACCGTCGTCTGGATCGCCGGCAAGGCCACCACCGCGCTGGCCCGGCCCCGGCTGCGGCGCGGCGTCGACGGAGCGACCGGGGTGGTCATGCTGGGCTTCGCGACGGCCCTGGCCGTGGAGGCCTGA
- a CDS encoding AraC family transcriptional regulator, with the protein MMSATFEPAATRDWDFPRYVAGTALLVALGSARGLDPALLLRGTGLGARDVADHRREVTAAQELRVVRNLLAADPRVTGAEAGAAYHASTFGPLGFALLSSPTLGDAANLALRFIDLSFSFTPLSAVVEDGAVVVTGDEHAVPPDVRAFVVERDLAAIWTVLREICGGAPRLNAVGLPFPAPDDDAAAGRRAAFGVAPRWASRSATLRFDASWLDLRLPQANAHAFALAESLCLDLVSPRRDRRRHGIAEEVRILVAQRLEDGAPMAAVAAALGLSERSLRRRLQDAGMSYRTLLDEVRALAAERLLADPGLTLDDIAERLGYAEATSLVVAYRRWTGRTPRGLRPPRPGPSRSPA; encoded by the coding sequence ATGATGTCCGCGACCTTCGAGCCGGCCGCCACCCGCGACTGGGACTTCCCCCGGTACGTCGCCGGCACGGCGCTGCTGGTCGCTCTCGGCAGCGCGCGCGGCCTCGACCCGGCCCTGCTGCTGCGCGGCACCGGGCTCGGTGCCCGCGACGTCGCCGACCACCGCCGCGAGGTCACGGCCGCGCAGGAGCTGCGCGTGGTGCGCAACCTGCTCGCCGCGGATCCCCGGGTCACCGGCGCGGAGGCGGGCGCCGCCTACCACGCCTCGACCTTCGGCCCGCTCGGCTTCGCCCTGCTCAGCAGCCCCACGCTCGGCGACGCCGCCAACCTGGCGCTGCGCTTCATCGACCTGAGCTTCTCGTTCACTCCCCTCTCCGCCGTCGTCGAGGACGGCGCGGTCGTGGTCACCGGCGACGAGCACGCCGTGCCCCCGGACGTGCGCGCGTTCGTGGTCGAGCGCGACCTGGCGGCGATCTGGACGGTGCTGCGCGAGATTTGCGGCGGCGCGCCGCGGCTGAACGCGGTCGGGCTGCCGTTCCCGGCGCCCGACGACGACGCGGCCGCCGGGCGGCGGGCGGCGTTCGGCGTCGCTCCCCGGTGGGCGAGCCGCTCGGCGACGCTGCGGTTCGACGCGTCGTGGCTCGACCTGCGCCTCCCCCAGGCCAACGCCCACGCGTTCGCGCTGGCCGAGTCGCTGTGCCTCGACCTGGTCTCGCCGCGGCGCGACCGGCGCCGGCACGGCATCGCCGAGGAGGTGCGAATCCTCGTCGCGCAGCGGCTCGAGGACGGTGCGCCGATGGCCGCGGTCGCGGCGGCGCTCGGGCTCAGCGAGCGCTCGCTGCGGCGCCGGCTGCAGGACGCCGGGATGTCGTACCGGACGCTCCTCGACGAGGTGCGCGCCCTCGCCGCCGAGCGGCTGCTCGCCGACCCGGGGCTGACCCTCGACGACATCGCCGAGCGCCTCGGCTACGCGGAGGCCACCAGCCTGGTCGTGGCCTACCGGCGCTGGACGGGGCGGACCCCGCGCGGGCTCAGGCCTCCACGGCCAGGGCCGTCGCGAAGCCCAGCATGA
- a CDS encoding flavin-containing monooxygenase, whose translation MSSRPSVIVVGAGFGGLAVAHHLRAAGFDDITLLERADDVGGVWRDNTYPGAACDVPSVLYSWSFAPKTDWSHRYARQPEILDYIRDQARRSGLRDRVRTGAEVAAARYDEATRRWTVTLTGGETLDADVLVSAVGQLSRPAVPRIPGLDTFAGPVFHSADWDHDVPLSGRRVGVIGTGASAIQLVPAIVDRVGALTVFQRSAPYVVPKPDGAYSRRQQHRFARHPRLHRATRQGVFHLSEQLNRTLDSDGRLAGVLHRAWRLHLRRQVADPQLRAKLVPDYPLGCKRLLFSNDWYPALTRPHVEVVGDAIAAVEPTGVRTGDGRLHELDVLVLGTGFAATDLLAPMEITGRGGRRLADAWAGGARAHLGITVPEFPSLFVLYGPNTNLGGSSIIGMLEAQARYVVQAVREIAAHGPLEVRADRAAAYDTEMQDRLAGSVWSACASWYREPGGRITTNWPGTVTEYRRRTARFDPGDFRRLDERRDEEAEVR comes from the coding sequence ATGAGCTCCCGTCCCTCCGTGATCGTCGTCGGCGCCGGCTTCGGCGGTCTTGCCGTCGCCCACCACCTGCGGGCGGCGGGCTTCGACGACATCACCCTCCTCGAGCGCGCCGACGACGTCGGCGGGGTCTGGCGCGACAACACCTACCCGGGCGCGGCGTGCGACGTCCCGTCGGTGCTCTACTCCTGGTCGTTCGCGCCCAAGACCGACTGGTCGCACCGCTACGCGCGCCAGCCGGAGATCCTCGACTACATCCGCGACCAGGCCCGGCGCAGCGGGCTGCGGGACCGGGTCCGCACCGGAGCCGAGGTGGCCGCCGCCCGGTACGACGAGGCGACCCGCCGCTGGACCGTCACCCTCACCGGCGGCGAGACCCTCGACGCCGACGTGCTCGTCTCGGCCGTCGGCCAGCTCTCGCGGCCGGCCGTGCCGCGGATCCCGGGGCTCGACACGTTCGCCGGCCCGGTCTTCCACTCGGCGGACTGGGACCACGACGTGCCGCTCTCCGGACGCCGGGTCGGCGTGATCGGCACCGGCGCGAGCGCCATCCAGCTCGTCCCCGCCATCGTCGACCGGGTCGGTGCGCTCACCGTCTTCCAGCGCTCGGCGCCCTACGTCGTCCCGAAGCCCGACGGCGCCTACTCCCGCCGCCAGCAGCACCGGTTCGCCCGGCACCCCCGCCTGCACCGCGCCACCCGGCAGGGGGTCTTCCACCTCTCCGAGCAGCTCAACCGCACGCTCGACTCCGACGGACGGCTGGCCGGCGTGCTGCACCGCGCCTGGCGACTCCACCTGCGCCGGCAGGTCGCCGACCCGCAGCTGCGGGCGAAGCTGGTGCCCGACTACCCGCTGGGCTGCAAGCGGCTGCTGTTCTCCAACGACTGGTACCCCGCGCTCACCCGCCCCCACGTCGAGGTGGTGGGCGACGCCATCGCGGCGGTCGAGCCGACCGGGGTGCGGACCGGCGACGGTCGGCTGCACGAGCTCGACGTGCTCGTCCTCGGTACCGGGTTCGCCGCCACCGACCTCCTGGCGCCGATGGAGATCACCGGCCGTGGCGGACGCCGCCTCGCCGACGCCTGGGCCGGTGGCGCCCGCGCCCACCTGGGCATCACGGTGCCGGAGTTCCCGAGCCTGTTCGTGCTCTACGGACCGAACACCAATCTCGGCGGCAGCTCGATCATCGGGATGCTCGAGGCCCAGGCCCGCTACGTCGTGCAGGCCGTCCGCGAGATCGCCGCGCACGGACCGTTGGAGGTGCGCGCCGACCGCGCCGCGGCCTACGACACGGAGATGCAGGACCGGCTGGCCGGCAGCGTGTGGAGCGCGTGCGCGAGCTGGTACCGCGAGCCCGGCGGCCGGATCACCACCAACTGGCCCGGCACGGTGACCGAGTACCGCCGCCGCACGGCCCGGTTCGACCCCGGTGACTTCCGGCGGCTCGACGAGCGCCGCGACGAGGAGGCGGAGGTCCGGTGA
- a CDS encoding DUF5703 family protein — MTTSRTLLRPGLMRGLGRGVEWEFERVTFDRDFSRNVVTKLLVERAEHGGWELDRVQIGPDGKRRVVLRRKIIRAVRTA; from the coding sequence ATGACCACCAGCCGCACCCTGCTGCGTCCCGGCCTGATGCGCGGGCTGGGCCGCGGGGTCGAGTGGGAGTTCGAGCGGGTCACCTTCGACCGCGACTTCTCGCGCAACGTGGTCACCAAGCTGCTCGTCGAGCGCGCCGAGCACGGTGGCTGGGAGCTGGACCGGGTGCAGATCGGCCCGGACGGCAAGCGGCGGGTCGTGCTGCGCCGCAAGATCATCCGGGCCGTGCGTACCGCCTGA